The following are encoded in a window of Onthophagus taurus isolate NC chromosome 3, IU_Otau_3.0, whole genome shotgun sequence genomic DNA:
- the LOC111423968 gene encoding importin-11, translating to METMTTEQMVLDVLNRASSQNPEILKPAEAKLLEWETQRGFYTVLSNIISNLNIDVNVRWIAVLCFKNGVDKYWRKTAPNAISEEEKQSLKRSLLSSFNEPVNQIATQKAVLIAKIARTDCPKEWNELLPTLMQVVESNNSLVQHRGLLTLHNVIKALCSKRLAGDRRLFQDFAASIFSFVVNLWNGFTEMFFQNVAQNSSNDVLVVNLEKALLSLRILRKLSLHGFYQPQKSTDCMNFFKIIFERIKTSLECLRQIRNKNHQYLLELTEKFIVHLTKVLLSTLDVRPFAFVDFIQPTLELAVYYAFTPAGHEFIFERFVIQCFNLIKGILLCTEYRPAKVIDLTKDPETVRAYQIKMAFFQPNTLTEICRKLVTHYFPLTQDELTTWDSDPENFVHDEVGESWKYSLRPSMETIFVTLFHEFRETLAPILLEMIRETNCMVSPDDMAGILKKDAVYNAVGLAAYDMYDEVDFDQWFMNTLTEELKVKDNNYRVIRRRVTSLIGNWTGIKLSPELRPALYNCVTNLLESDEDMAVRLTASTALRHAIDDFEFNSEQFRPYLDRSFNLLFCLLKEAKECETKMHVLNVMTLMVERVGQTISPHTAALIHFLPLLWTESEDHNMLRVAIVATLVQLVRALGHVSAELNPFLLPVIQLGTDVTQGAIVYLLEDSLELWLTVLENSPVMTNEFMRLFDNMPGLLEYSSENLRLCLIICAAHMLLDPENVMRTQGVEIIKICDGMMADMRNEGLIMLTRLVDTFIRANPEIGCETVKSILPRIFESVYKDNDVYVIMSLNFCILSRVLISSPSIFREVLLIIAGRHNCSEQDVLATILDVWIRKMRNVSQQEQRKLLSLALSNLLTSQSNPVLERFNGIMLNILETLNDITKYDDNGTSSDSLLMPNLGEEPSADPQDQYQFQFQGYYPDDREYETDHEHRKNQLLKIDPIHTVCLRDYLQLQIVELRNQIGPVNYQQLLQTLEADTLQQLNSFVTM from the exons ATGGAAACTATGACCACCGAACAAATGGTTTTGGATGTCCTTAATCGGGCTTCCAGCCAAAATCCcgaaattttaaaacctgCCGAGGCGAAATTATTAGAATGGGAAACCCAAAGGGGTTTTTACACAGTCTTATcg AATATCATATCTAATTTGAACATAGACGTTAATGTAAGATGGATAgcagttttatgttttaaaaatggtgTGGATAAATACTGGAGAAAAACTGCACcaaa tgcTATTTCCGAGGAGGAAAAGCAAAGTTTGAAGCGTTCACTTTTATCTAGTTTCAATGAACCTGTCAATCAAATAGCAACACAAAAAGCGGTATTAATAGCTAAAATAGCTCGAACGGACTGCCCAAAAGAATGGAATGAACTTCTTCCAACGTTGATGCAAGTAGTTGAGAGTAATAATAGTTTGGTACAGCACAGGGGTTTGCTAACGTTGCACAATGTTATAAAAGCTTTATGTTCGAAACGATTGGCAGGAGATAGAAGACTTTTTCAAGATTTTGCAGCTAGTATTTTCTCGTTTGTAGTAAATTTATGGAACGGTTTTACAGaaatgttttttcaaaatgtcgCACAAAATAGTAGTAACGACGTGTTAGTTGTAAACTTGGAAAAAGCGTTGTTATCTTTGAGAATATTACGAAAACTATCATTACATGGATTTTATCAACCACAAAAGAGCACGGATTGtatgaacttttttaaaataattttcgaaCGAATTAAAACCTCCTTGGAATGTTTACGCCAAAtacgaaataaaaatcatcaatatttACTCGAATTAACTGAAAAGTTCATTGTACACCTcacaaaagttttattatcaaCGTTAGATGTTCGCCCATTTGCTTTCGTCGATTTTATTCAACCAACTCTTGAATTAGCCGTTTATTATGCTTTTACACCAGCCGGAcacgaatttatttttgagcgATTCGTCattcaatgttttaatttgatcAAAGGTATTTTGTTATGTACCGAATATCGTCCCGCGAAAGTTATTGATTTGACAAAAGATCCTGAGACCGTACGAgcttatcaaattaaaatggcCTTCTTCCAACCAAATACTTTAACAGAAATCTGCAGGAAATTGGTTACCCATTATTTTCCTTTAACACAAGATGAATTAACAACTTGGGATAGTGATCCAGAAAATTTCGTTCATGATGAGGTGGGAGAAAGTTGGAAATATAGTTTAAGG cctAGTATGGAAACAATATTCGTAACGCTCTTCCATGAATTTCGAGAGACTTTAGCACCGATTTTACTAGAAATGATCCGCGAAACAAACTGCATGGTTTCCCCTGATGATATGGCGGGAATTTTAAAGAAAGACGCCGTTTACAATGCCGTCGGTTTAGCAGCATATGACATGTATGATGag GTGGACTTTGACCAATGGTTCATGAACACATTAACCgaagaattaaaagtaaagGATAACAATTATCGTGTAATCCGGCGTAGAGTTACCTCGTTAATTGGAAATTGGACGGGAATTAAATTATCACCTGAACTCCGACCCGCTTTATATAATTGTGTAACAAATCTTTTAGAATCTGATGAGGATATGGCAGTTAGATTAACCGCTTCGACCGCTTTGAGACACGCAATAGATGACTTTGAGTTTAATTCCGAACAATTTCGACCGTATTTAGATAGATCCTtcaatttacttttttgtttattaaaagaagCTAAAGAATGCGAAACGAAAATGCACGTTTTAAATGTAATGACTTTAATGGTTGAGAGAGTTGGACAAACAATCAGTCCGCATACAGCGGCACTTATTCATTTCTTGCCACTTTTATGGACGGAATCCGAAGATCATAACATGTTGAGGGTAGCAATTGTAGCAACTTTGGTACAATTAGTTCGCGCTTTAGGACACGTTAGCGCCGAATTAAACCCGTTTTTGCTTCCGGTCATTCAATTAGGAACGGATGTTACTCAAGGAGCTATTGTGTATCTTTTAGAGGATAGTTTGGAATTATGGTTAACAGTTTTAGAGAACTCCCCAGTTATGACGAACGAGTTTATGCGATTATTCGATAACATGCCTGGTTTATTGGAGTATTCTTCCGAAAATTTACGactttgtttaattatttgcGCCGCACATATGCTTTTAGATCCTGAAAATGTAATGAGAACACAAGGAGTGGAAATTATTAAGATTTGCGATGGAATGATGGCCGATATGAGAAATGAGGGGCTTATTATGTTAACAAGATTAGTGGATACCTTTATAAGGGCCAATCCGGAAATTGGGTGTGAAACTGTTAAAAGCATTTTACCTAGGATATTTGA aTCTGTTTATAAAGATAACGATGTTTACGTTATAATGTCTTTAAACTTTTGCATACTCTCTCGAGTTTTAATATCATCCCCTTCGATTTTCCGCGAGGTTCTTTTAATCATAGCTGGACGACATAACTGTTCGGAACAGGATGTTTTAGCAACAATATTAGATGTTTGGATCCGCAAAATGCGCAATGTTTCGCAAcaagaacaaagaaaattactTT catTAGCTTTATCCAATTTATTAACATCACAAAGCAATCCAGTTTTGGAACGTTTTAATGGAATCATGTTAAACATTTTGGAGACATTAAATGATATAACTAAATACGATGATAATGGAACCTCTTCCGATTCGTTATTGATGCCGAATCTTGGCGAAGAACCGAGTGCGGATCCTCAAGATCAGtatcaatttcaatttcagGGTTATTATCCAGATGATCGTGAATACGAAACGGATCATGAACATAGGAAAAATCAGCTGTTAAAAATCGATCCGATACATACAGTTTGTCTTCGAGATTACCTTCAATTGCAAATCGTTGAATTGCGAAATCAAATCGGACCGGTTAATTACCAACAATTGTTGCAAACGTTAGAGGCGGATACTCTTCAACAATTAAACAGTTTTGTAACCATGTAA
- the LOC139429333 gene encoding leucine-rich repeat-containing G-protein coupled receptor 6-like, with protein sequence MQTKTLIVSCWKFYFLLLTMPGLTSSKCFSTMGKQVVHCTGSITSIKDIYEEIDPTTSVVVVKDLQKFVIDPNEHLHENFKSLTSYQLSRINDLQLNRNAFMGLSNLLIMKFADNNINVLENQIFKGLHSLEILELINCKIKVIDDEAFDGLSNLQSLDLTNNNIKTISKKLFEFTPNLNSLALYKNEINNLDVDCFMYLRKLTTLGLSDNNLQTINAETFNAIPELTYLYVSFNQIDRILGDFKCPKLKFINFNHNNLKDVSRNLFKGSNNLKEIDLGFNQINYIDENAFNYLPYLMHLHLRNCTLDLSKLKFVDKPLIVV encoded by the exons atgcaaaCG aaaaccTTAATCGTTTCGTGTTGGAAGTTTTATTTCCTTCTATTAACAATGCCCGGATTAACTTCTTCGAAATGTTTTTCAACAATGGGTAAGCAAGTTGTACATTGTACCGGTTCGATTACATCGATAAAAGATATTTACGAAGAAATCGATCCAACGACGAGCGTTGTTGTTGTAAAGGatcttcaaaaattcgtaatcGATCCGAATGAACACCTTcatgaaaactttaaaagtcTTACGTCGTATCAACTTTCAAGAATTAATGATTTACAACTTAACAGAAATGCCTTTATGGGTTTGAGTAACTTATTAATCATGAAATTCGCTGACAACAACAttaacgttttagaaaatcaaatttttaaaggcCTCCACTCGTTagaaattttagaattaattaattgtaaaataaaagtgaTTGATGATGAAGCTTTCGATGGTTTAAGTAATTTACAAAGCTTAGATTTAACgaataataacataaaaacgatttcaaaaaaattatttgagttTACcccaaatttaaattctttagccttgtataaaaatgaaataaataatttagacGTAGAttgttttatgtatttaagaaaattaaccACTTTGGGGTTGTCTGATAACAATTTACAAACAATAAATGCAGAAACTTTCAATGCAATCCCAGAATTAACATATTTGTACGTTTCTTTTAATCAAATCGATCGTATTTTGGGGGATTTCAAATGCCCAAaactcaaatttattaattttaaccacaacaatttaaaagatgtttcaaggaatttatttaaaggctctaataatttaaaagaaatcgatttAGGTTTTAACCAAATTAATTATATCGATGAAAACGCTTTCAATTATTTACCGTACTTAATGCATTTACATTTAAGGAATTGTACTTTAgatttaagtaaattaaaatttgttgataaacctttaattgttgtataa